Proteins co-encoded in one Nostoc sp. MS1 genomic window:
- a CDS encoding class I SAM-dependent methyltransferase, producing MVSLPNWYFDESKMAGVDFEDPAQAESFDLKQPSSTPEKEQALVSRLGIKSGQIVIDLGAGTGTFAIQASLTGASIHAVDISQAMLTYARNKAHKAGATNIQFHRSGFLTYKHCDHLADLVVTKAALHILPDFWKMVAFLRIASMLKPSGRFFLRDVIFSFPPAEHEAALQAWIELAAKPEGQGWTKQDYEMHIREEHSTFAWIIEGMLKQAGFQIVEMNHVSPVLAEYLCEKLW from the coding sequence ATGGTTTCTTTGCCAAATTGGTATTTTGATGAATCGAAGATGGCAGGTGTTGATTTTGAAGATCCAGCACAAGCTGAATCGTTTGATCTCAAGCAGCCATCAAGTACGCCTGAAAAAGAGCAAGCCTTGGTGTCTCGGCTGGGTATTAAATCAGGGCAAATCGTGATTGATTTAGGAGCAGGAACCGGAACATTTGCAATTCAAGCGTCACTGACCGGAGCATCAATTCATGCAGTTGATATTTCTCAAGCGATGCTGACTTATGCTCGAAATAAAGCTCACAAAGCGGGTGCAACGAACATCCAGTTTCACCGATCTGGTTTTTTGACCTATAAACACTGCGATCATTTAGCAGATTTGGTTGTAACTAAAGCAGCGTTGCACATCCTGCCGGATTTTTGGAAGATGGTGGCATTTTTGAGAATTGCATCAATGCTCAAACCCAGTGGGCGTTTCTTTTTGAGAGATGTGATTTTTTCGTTTCCGCCTGCTGAACACGAAGCCGCGCTCCAAGCTTGGATCGAACTTGCAGCCAAACCTGAAGGTCAAGGGTGGACAAAGCAAGATTATGAGATGCACATTCGGGAGGAACACAGCACCTTTGCCTGGATTATCGAAGGAATGCTAAAACAGGCAGGGTTCCAGATTGTGGAAATGAACCATGTTTCCCCTGTGCTTGCTGAGTATTTGTGTGAAAAGTTATGGTGA